The following proteins are encoded in a genomic region of Candidatus Dormiibacterota bacterium:
- the thiD gene encoding bifunctional hydroxymethylpyrimidine kinase/phosphomethylpyrimidine kinase, whose protein sequence is MKRALTVAGSDSGGGAGIQADLKTFGALGVFGTSAITAVTAQNTVGVTRIQTIDPDVVAAQIEAVAQDIGFDSVKTGMLASTAIVEAVAAALKKFRAPNLVVDPVMVSKSGTRLLDEDAVTTMKARLLPLAEIVTPNIPEAEVLSGHTIADVEAMRDAAKRIFELGPRRVVIKGGHAEGPNVVDLYYDGERFEEFKAERVVTRSTHGTGCTYSAAIAAYLAHGLPPLDAVARAKEFLIAALQTAPDIGKGIGPVNHFHAFHKA, encoded by the coding sequence ATGAAACGTGCCCTGACCGTCGCCGGCTCCGACTCCGGCGGAGGCGCCGGCATACAGGCCGACCTCAAGACCTTCGGCGCCCTCGGCGTGTTCGGCACGTCCGCGATCACCGCCGTCACGGCGCAGAACACGGTCGGCGTCACGCGCATCCAGACCATCGACCCGGACGTGGTCGCCGCGCAGATCGAGGCCGTCGCCCAGGACATCGGCTTCGATTCCGTCAAGACCGGCATGCTCGCGAGCACGGCCATCGTCGAGGCGGTCGCCGCAGCGCTCAAGAAGTTCCGCGCCCCCAACCTGGTCGTCGATCCGGTGATGGTCTCCAAGAGCGGCACGCGCCTTCTGGACGAGGACGCCGTCACGACGATGAAAGCGCGCCTCCTGCCGCTCGCCGAGATCGTCACGCCGAACATCCCCGAGGCGGAGGTCCTCTCGGGACACACGATCGCGGACGTCGAGGCGATGCGCGACGCCGCGAAGCGCATCTTCGAGCTCGGCCCCAGGCGCGTCGTGATCAAGGGGGGTCACGCCGAGGGGCCCAACGTCGTGGACCTCTACTACGACGGCGAGCGCTTCGAGGAGTTCAAGGCGGAGCGGGTCGTCACCCGCAGCACGCACGGCACCGGCTGCACCTATTCGGCGGCCATCGCCGCCTATCTGGCGCACGGTCTGCCGCCCCTGGACGCCGTGGCGCGCGCCAAGGAGTTCCTGATCGCGGCCCTGCAGACCGCCCCCGACATCGGCAAGGGGATCGGCCCGGTCAACCACTTCCACGCCTTCCACAAGGCCTGA
- the dinB gene encoding DNA polymerase IV, giving the protein MPSHPRVILHVDMDAFYAAVEVREEPRLAGRPLIIGHKGPRGVVSTCSYEARPYGVRSAMPSIVAMRLCPQATWLPGRMGLYVEVSRRIRSIFDDFTPLVEPLSIDEAFLDLTGVVADLRGGAETARRLKETIRARERLGASVGVAPTKFLAKVASDLEKPDGLVIFPLEDVPARLWPLPVERLWGVGPKSAARLHLLGVRTIVQLVETGEDRLAAALGEGPARHLLSLARGEDLRPVVPDRASKSISEERTFAADLCDPDAIESELLERSEGVARELRREGLGARTVRVKVRAGDFTTWTRALTLPAPTFLTEEIYAAACDLFRTRIRLGGRGVRLLGVGVTHLAPPGSGQLDLFADPVHERSARVARASDTLAEKFGAGIVTRARLLKRPRGKDGRARPGPGKPPLASSLPTVD; this is encoded by the coding sequence ATGCCCTCGCACCCGCGCGTCATCCTGCACGTCGACATGGACGCGTTCTATGCGGCGGTCGAGGTGCGCGAGGAGCCGCGCCTCGCGGGACGACCGCTCATCATCGGACACAAGGGACCGCGCGGCGTCGTGTCGACCTGCTCGTATGAAGCGCGGCCCTACGGTGTGCGCTCGGCGATGCCGTCGATCGTCGCCATGAGGCTCTGCCCGCAGGCCACATGGCTGCCGGGACGGATGGGGCTCTACGTGGAGGTGTCGCGGCGGATCCGTTCGATTTTCGACGACTTCACCCCCCTGGTCGAGCCACTGTCGATCGATGAGGCGTTCCTGGATCTCACCGGGGTCGTGGCCGACCTCCGCGGAGGCGCCGAGACCGCGCGCCGTCTCAAGGAGACGATTCGCGCCCGGGAGCGGCTCGGGGCCTCGGTCGGCGTGGCACCGACGAAGTTCCTTGCCAAGGTGGCCTCCGATCTCGAGAAACCGGACGGCCTGGTCATCTTTCCGCTCGAAGATGTGCCGGCGCGGTTGTGGCCGCTGCCGGTCGAGCGCCTGTGGGGCGTCGGTCCGAAATCGGCCGCCCGGCTGCACCTCCTCGGAGTCCGGACGATAGTCCAGCTCGTCGAGACCGGCGAGGACCGGCTCGCCGCGGCGCTGGGGGAGGGGCCGGCGCGTCACCTCCTGTCGCTGGCCCGCGGCGAGGACCTCCGGCCTGTCGTGCCGGATCGGGCGTCCAAATCGATCTCGGAAGAGCGCACGTTCGCCGCGGACCTGTGCGATCCAGACGCCATCGAATCGGAGCTCCTGGAGCGGTCGGAGGGGGTGGCGCGCGAGCTGCGGCGCGAGGGACTGGGCGCGCGGACCGTCCGCGTCAAGGTCCGCGCCGGCGATTTCACCACCTGGACGCGGGCGCTGACGCTGCCGGCCCCGACCTTCCTGACGGAGGAGATCTACGCCGCGGCGTGCGACTTGTTCCGCACGCGCATCCGTCTCGGAGGGAGGGGGGTCAGGCTGCTCGGCGTCGGCGTGACCCACCTCGCGCCGCCCGGCTCCGGCCAGCTCGATCTCTTCGCCGATCCGGTCCACGAGCGTTCCGCGCGGGTGGCGCGCGCTTCCGACACGCTGGCGGAGAAGTTCGGCGCCGGCATCGTGACGCGCGCGCGTCTTTTGAAGCGGCCGCGCGGCAAGGACGGGCGCGCGCGGCCCGGACCGGGGAAGCCCCCCCTCGCCTCGAGTCTGCCCACGGTGGACTGA
- a CDS encoding peroxidase-related enzyme (This protein belongs to a clade of uncharacterized proteins related to peroxidases such as the alkylhydroperoxidase AhpD.), with protein MSFLRESPLDETLFEPFIAFRQSLGFVPNLFRAQTLRPDVVQAETDLYAAIVAKDGALSRLQKECIMLVASVANLSSYCVARHSEMLRHLDLGGLDPDDLAADHRSADIPGTDKALLDFVEKLTRRPDRMTRDDVETLRAHGFADAQILEAVQVTALSAFLNCLAAGLGTVPDENPKAAVSEE; from the coding sequence ATGAGCTTTCTCCGCGAGTCCCCCCTGGACGAAACCCTGTTCGAGCCGTTCATCGCCTTCCGCCAGAGCCTCGGGTTCGTTCCCAATCTGTTCCGGGCCCAGACCTTGCGGCCGGACGTGGTGCAGGCCGAGACCGATCTCTACGCCGCGATCGTCGCGAAGGACGGCGCGCTGTCGAGGCTGCAGAAGGAATGCATCATGCTCGTGGCGTCGGTGGCCAACCTGAGCTCCTACTGCGTCGCCCGCCACAGCGAGATGCTGCGTCATCTCGATCTGGGCGGGCTCGACCCGGACGATCTGGCCGCCGACCATCGCTCGGCGGACATTCCCGGGACCGACAAGGCCCTCCTGGACTTCGTCGAGAAGCTGACGCGCCGTCCCGATCGGATGACGCGCGACGACGTCGAGACCCTGCGCGCCCACGGCTTCGCCGACGCGCAGATCCTCGAGGCGGTGCAGGTCACCGCGCTGAGCGCCTTCCTGAACTGCCTGGCGGCGGGACTGGGCACCGTGCCGGACGAGAATCCGAAGGCGGCTGTGAGCGAAGAGTGA
- a CDS encoding zf-HC2 domain-containing protein, translating into MISCKDLLDELGDYLDEELAPDLRRELEEHLSDCRPCQVVADSAQRTVKIITGCRSFELPAKMSAKIMARIRAAGCTTKDSGGQES; encoded by the coding sequence GTGATTAGCTGCAAGGACCTGCTCGACGAGCTGGGCGACTATCTCGACGAAGAGCTGGCGCCCGATCTGCGGCGCGAGCTCGAAGAGCACCTGTCGGACTGCCGCCCGTGCCAGGTGGTGGCGGACTCGGCGCAAAGGACCGTGAAGATCATCACCGGGTGCCGCTCGTTCGAGCTGCCGGCGAAGATGTCCGCGAAGATCATGGCCAGAATCCGGGCCGCCGGCTGCACCACGAAGGATTCCGGCGGCCAGGAGTCATGA
- a CDS encoding sigma-70 family RNA polymerase sigma factor, giving the protein MEPLPLDTAPVPVEAVLRTDPDAPLVARAQAGEMEAFEKLVDRHGRRVYRMILGITGNESDAEDGVQNTFLKAYQNIGEFQGHSKFSSWLLRIAMNEGLEVLRRRRSKFNRNLDEWDAADEETFRPRSVRPWDENPEQKYSQAEVREIVEKEIKKLPAKYRVVVMLRDLEQLNTEEAATALGLNVATLKTRLLRGRLMLREALAPHFRQTTGGRPVPKGREGGRD; this is encoded by the coding sequence ATGGAACCACTCCCTCTGGACACCGCCCCGGTCCCCGTGGAGGCGGTCCTCCGTACGGACCCCGATGCGCCGCTCGTGGCGCGGGCGCAGGCCGGGGAGATGGAGGCATTCGAGAAGCTGGTGGACAGGCACGGGCGGCGGGTCTACCGGATGATCCTCGGGATCACCGGTAACGAGTCGGACGCAGAGGACGGCGTGCAGAACACGTTCCTGAAGGCCTACCAGAACATCGGGGAGTTCCAGGGTCATTCGAAGTTCTCGTCCTGGCTTCTGCGCATCGCCATGAACGAGGGGCTCGAGGTCCTGCGCCGGCGCCGGAGCAAATTCAACCGGAACCTCGACGAGTGGGACGCGGCGGACGAGGAGACCTTCCGCCCGCGCAGCGTCCGGCCGTGGGATGAGAACCCGGAGCAGAAATACTCGCAGGCCGAGGTGCGCGAGATCGTGGAGAAGGAGATCAAGAAGCTGCCCGCGAAGTACCGCGTGGTCGTCATGCTGCGCGACCTCGAGCAGCTCAACACCGAGGAAGCGGCGACCGCGCTCGGGCTGAACGTCGCGACCCTGAAGACACGGCTTCTGCGCGGCCGGCTGATGCTGCGCGAGGCGCTGGCGCCGCATTTCAGGCAGACGACCGGGGGGAGGCCCGTGCCGAAGGGGCGGGAGGGCGGCCGTGATTAG
- a CDS encoding GWxTD domain-containing protein, producing MRRSTFLILHVLACRLLVPSFAATGDAQIDVPDAAWRQGPVRYILVVQEDHGYKSLATDEERGAFIERFWAALDPTPGTESNERRTEFWKRVEAADRLFREAMTPGWKTDRGKVYILMGPPDRRETKGPAEIWKYQVPPHPEADPDVTFRFGRNSEGEYRMGHQEYVGRGALRFWDPTAETDGPPAGETFLAVRSENGTPQIMKGRLRMTEFPVASVRADFATASLDCRLRYDFYRVKRGSTRVAVTLALPKDQFRGGDGGVQTPEVTLSVAIDDPKKNKPVGSFSETLRSAGAASASMDRPFLLQGSFTIEPGAYTAMVTILDTKSHRGIRRTEAIDAPDFGRGLALSSIAVGRLRDDAGGSGGPALIPEPDSAFHPGETIGFTFEVYNAEHKGGATTDLELTYEFFLETEGDPRQAGRPVTLKHQTSESHAYSLPLLGWPEGSYQVRVRVTDNRTAAKAEGRGAFRVVR from the coding sequence ATGCGTCGCAGCACCTTTCTGATCCTTCACGTCCTGGCCTGCCGGCTCCTCGTGCCGTCGTTCGCCGCGACGGGAGACGCGCAGATCGACGTCCCCGATGCCGCTTGGCGTCAGGGTCCCGTCCGCTACATCCTCGTCGTCCAGGAAGACCACGGGTACAAGTCGCTGGCGACAGACGAGGAGCGCGGTGCGTTCATCGAGAGGTTCTGGGCGGCGCTCGATCCGACCCCGGGCACCGAGTCGAACGAGCGGCGGACGGAATTCTGGAAGCGGGTCGAGGCAGCGGACCGCCTGTTCAGGGAGGCGATGACACCGGGATGGAAGACCGACCGCGGGAAGGTGTACATCCTGATGGGTCCGCCGGACAGGCGCGAAACGAAGGGGCCCGCCGAGATCTGGAAGTATCAGGTGCCGCCGCATCCGGAAGCGGACCCGGATGTCACGTTCCGATTCGGCAGGAACAGCGAGGGGGAATACCGCATGGGGCACCAGGAGTACGTCGGGCGGGGCGCGCTCCGTTTCTGGGACCCCACCGCCGAAACCGACGGACCGCCGGCGGGGGAGACCTTCCTGGCCGTGCGCTCTGAAAACGGCACGCCCCAGATCATGAAGGGGCGGCTCCGGATGACGGAGTTCCCGGTGGCGAGCGTGCGGGCCGATTTCGCCACGGCGTCTCTGGACTGTCGTCTGCGCTACGACTTCTACAGGGTCAAGCGCGGCTCGACGCGCGTGGCGGTGACGCTGGCGCTGCCCAAGGATCAGTTTCGCGGCGGGGACGGCGGAGTTCAGACGCCCGAGGTGACACTGTCCGTGGCCATCGACGATCCGAAGAAGAACAAGCCGGTGGGAAGCTTCTCGGAAACGCTGCGGTCCGCGGGGGCCGCCTCGGCCTCGATGGACCGGCCATTTCTGCTCCAGGGCTCGTTCACGATCGAGCCGGGTGCCTATACGGCTATGGTCACGATCCTCGACACGAAGAGCCACCGGGGCATCCGACGCACCGAGGCGATCGACGCGCCCGACTTCGGTCGCGGTCTGGCCCTCAGCTCGATCGCCGTGGGGCGGCTGCGCGACGATGCGGGCGGAAGCGGCGGGCCGGCGTTGATCCCGGAGCCCGACAGCGCCTTCCATCCCGGGGAGACGATCGGGTTCACGTTCGAGGTGTACAACGCCGAGCACAAGGGTGGAGCCACGACCGACCTCGAACTGACGTATGAATTCTTCCTCGAGACCGAGGGGGACCCTCGTCAGGCGGGCAGGCCGGTCACGCTGAAGCACCAGACGAGCGAGTCACACGCCTACTCTCTGCCGCTCCTGGGCTGGCCGGAAGGGAGCTACCAGGTGCGCGTCCGGGTCACCGACAACCGCACCGCTGCGAAAGCGGAGGGCCGGGGGGCCTTCCGGGTCGTCCGCTGA
- a CDS encoding DUF2235 domain-containing protein → MPKSLIVCCDGTWNSYDDPCPTNVFKLRNLILPDGPAGVRQSAYYDSGIGTRGSWIERTFDGATGRGLSENVRQAYRALVDNYEPGDALYLFGFSRGAFTVRSLAGLIRNCGILRRDQRDMVESAYDYYRDPDPAKRPDTPAAEAYRRAHAVEPATFIHFIGVWDTVGSLGNPLMRHSLINRRLRFHDLSLSSYVRNAFQALAIDEYRLQFQPAIWRQQPHAREQVMRQAWFVGAHSDVGGGYPDSGLSNISLGWLARRAARCGLAIDEASLRGRLGESYPDWMSMPHDSHRGFYTWFPSSPRAIDRPAADKGGRPATNERLHWTVIERYRQDLGYRPVALLEYIRRNPGVLEGEPRSNTLLESPDL, encoded by the coding sequence ATGCCCAAGAGCCTGATCGTCTGCTGCGACGGAACCTGGAACTCCTACGATGACCCCTGTCCGACGAATGTCTTCAAGCTCCGCAATCTGATCCTGCCGGACGGGCCGGCAGGCGTGCGGCAGTCCGCCTACTACGATAGCGGGATCGGCACACGCGGCTCCTGGATCGAACGCACCTTCGACGGCGCGACCGGGCGCGGGCTCTCCGAGAACGTCCGCCAGGCGTATCGCGCGCTCGTCGACAACTACGAGCCCGGGGACGCCCTGTACCTGTTCGGATTCAGCCGGGGAGCGTTCACGGTGCGCAGCCTCGCGGGGCTGATCCGCAACTGCGGCATCCTGCGCCGCGACCAGCGGGACATGGTCGAGAGCGCCTACGACTACTATCGCGATCCGGATCCGGCGAAGCGGCCGGACACGCCGGCGGCCGAGGCCTACCGCAGGGCGCACGCCGTGGAGCCGGCGACTTTCATCCATTTCATCGGCGTGTGGGACACGGTCGGGTCGCTGGGGAATCCTCTCATGCGGCACAGTCTGATCAACAGGAGGCTGCGGTTCCACGACCTCAGCCTGAGCTCTTACGTGAGGAACGCGTTCCAGGCGCTGGCCATCGACGAATACCGCCTGCAGTTCCAGCCCGCGATCTGGCGTCAGCAGCCGCACGCGCGGGAGCAGGTCATGCGGCAGGCCTGGTTCGTCGGCGCGCATTCCGACGTCGGCGGGGGCTATCCGGACTCGGGACTGTCGAACATCAGTCTCGGATGGCTGGCCCGTCGCGCCGCCCGGTGCGGCCTTGCGATCGACGAGGCGAGCCTGAGGGGACGGCTCGGCGAATCCTACCCCGACTGGATGTCGATGCCGCACGACTCCCACCGCGGCTTCTACACCTGGTTTCCGTCCAGCCCGCGCGCCATCGACAGGCCGGCCGCGGACAAGGGGGGACGTCCGGCCACGAACGAACGGCTGCACTGGACCGTGATCGAGCGCTACCGGCAGGACCTGGGTTACCGCCCGGTCGCGCTGCTCGAGTACATCCGCAGGAACCCCGGCGTCCTCGAGGGGGAGCCGCGCAGCAACACCCTTTTGGAGAGCCCCGATCTCTGA
- a CDS encoding amidohydrolase family protein — MRRSNALCRALFRLSTLTLVVLPPAAILGAAPARPASGEADLQAARALFEKNLDAIRRRDRAGYLACYLHADTLARTGFEGSTLGYDSFVKESGDDWPDLFEGLDLQLVPVRPGLVYGTYRYRVLYGPKEDSGISERFFVKTGDGWKIAVTTAFSAPPATPPPPRALVGATLVDGTGVPPVPDSVVVLRGGKIDCAGTRAQCPPPSGVAVVNLKTFYVTPGIVDAHVHFSQTGWADGRPDSIDVRDRYPYDEVEARLRAHPERFLRSYLCSGVTAVFDVGGYSWTWDLRARADADPLAPHVASAGPLLSTLDFWLNLPAERQFIYLGTEEDARAGVRYLASHGADAVKVWFIPVAERNFDDMAKAVLAAGDEARARKIPLIVHATGLKEATVALRAGAYLLVHSVGDVPVDAEFLRLAKENRTIYCPTLTVLDGYRRLQEAAAGKSVPAIDDPNGCVDPETLSHVAETARLSVKDADPQTLERRRQRIATFNTVGPANLKAVRDAGITIAMGTDAGNPLTLHGASVYAEMEAMQAAGMTPMEVLIASTRGGALAMHRLDHFGTVEKGKQADLLVVAADPARDIKNLRQIRYVIKGGVVRAQSELHPAAPAAR; from the coding sequence ATGCGCCGGTCAAACGCACTCTGTCGGGCACTCTTCCGTCTGTCCACCCTGACGCTCGTCGTCCTGCCCCCGGCGGCGATCCTTGGCGCGGCCCCCGCTCGTCCCGCTTCAGGGGAGGCCGACCTCCAGGCGGCGCGCGCGCTGTTCGAGAAGAACCTCGACGCCATCCGCAGGCGGGACCGCGCCGGCTATCTGGCGTGCTACCTGCACGCCGACACTCTCGCCCGCACCGGGTTCGAAGGATCGACGCTCGGCTACGATTCGTTCGTAAAGGAGTCGGGGGACGACTGGCCCGATCTGTTCGAGGGGCTGGACCTGCAGCTCGTCCCCGTCCGGCCCGGGCTGGTCTACGGGACGTATCGATACCGGGTGCTCTACGGTCCGAAAGAGGACTCGGGGATCTCCGAGCGGTTCTTCGTGAAGACGGGCGACGGCTGGAAGATCGCGGTCACCACGGCGTTCTCGGCGCCGCCGGCCACACCTCCTCCGCCGCGCGCTCTGGTCGGCGCGACGCTCGTGGACGGCACCGGCGTCCCTCCGGTCCCCGACTCGGTCGTCGTGCTGCGCGGGGGCAAGATCGACTGCGCCGGCACGCGGGCCCAGTGTCCTCCCCCCTCGGGGGTCGCGGTAGTCAATCTGAAGACCTTCTACGTCACGCCGGGGATCGTGGACGCGCACGTGCACTTCTCGCAGACCGGCTGGGCCGACGGCCGGCCCGATTCGATCGACGTCCGCGACCGCTATCCCTACGACGAGGTCGAGGCCCGCCTGCGCGCTCATCCCGAGCGTTTCCTGCGCTCGTATCTCTGCTCGGGCGTGACGGCGGTCTTCGACGTCGGCGGCTACTCCTGGACCTGGGACCTCAGGGCGCGCGCCGACGCCGACCCCCTGGCGCCGCACGTCGCTTCGGCGGGGCCCCTCCTGTCGACCCTGGACTTCTGGCTCAATCTTCCGGCCGAGAGGCAGTTCATCTATCTCGGAACCGAGGAGGACGCGCGCGCCGGCGTGCGCTACCTGGCGTCGCACGGCGCCGACGCCGTCAAGGTCTGGTTCATCCCTGTCGCCGAGCGGAATTTCGATGACATGGCGAAGGCGGTCCTGGCGGCCGGCGACGAGGCGCGCGCCAGGAAGATACCGCTCATCGTCCACGCCACCGGGCTGAAGGAGGCCACGGTCGCCCTGCGGGCGGGTGCGTACCTGCTGGTGCACAGCGTCGGCGACGTCCCGGTCGACGCGGAGTTCCTGCGCCTGGCGAAGGAGAACCGCACGATCTACTGCCCGACGCTGACCGTCCTCGACGGCTACCGTCGTCTGCAGGAAGCGGCCGCGGGAAAGAGCGTACCGGCCATCGATGACCCGAACGGCTGCGTGGACCCCGAGACGCTCTCCCACGTGGCCGAGACCGCCCGTCTGTCGGTGAAGGACGCCGACCCGCAGACTCTGGAGAGACGCAGGCAGCGCATCGCGACCTTCAACACGGTGGGGCCCGCCAACCTGAAGGCGGTCCGCGATGCGGGCATCACGATCGCCATGGGGACCGACGCAGGCAATCCGCTGACCCTGCACGGTGCCTCCGTATATGCGGAGATGGAGGCGATGCAGGCCGCCGGGATGACGCCGATGGAGGTCCTGATCGCCTCGACCCGGGGCGGTGCGCTGGCGATGCATCGTCTGGATCATTTCGGCACCGTGGAGAAAGGGAAGCAGGCCGACCTGCTCGTGGTCGCCGCCGACCCGGCCCGCGACATCAAGAACCTCCGGCAGATCCGCTACGTCATCAAGGGGGGCGTCGTGCGCGCGCAGTCGGAGCTGCACCCGGCGGCCCCCGCGGCACGTTAG
- a CDS encoding M48 family metallopeptidase, translating to MSEMERQGRDIDGRLTAELEHSDPETARLFTQANEARDRADHATACLLYGQVYDRVPSFAHALRRQCNEELAQGHREMAVALCRNAVRQKESADNLAALARALMAGTPNFPSRPPDQIEALELATRAAGMEPGNIFALAVQCQAALGRGERRILEGCVGNMATRYPDEGITHFFQMIRAAEAGRYDEAVDHLEKAHDAGLLPDEAYRQQLKLLRRDRWSMSHVAALVLPAGGIWLGVLGALLVAGLILSRAALRAAGQVPSGYEGAVTGMDARLRRIYQGVLWLCCGYYYISVPIVAFLVLAAGGGTIYAFLRLGQIPIKLVFVVGAITLYTLAAMARSLFVRGVDQDPGERLDLERHSRLKTVLDEVAQRVGTRTVDNVYITPGAQVAVMERGRSMLARARGRAERCLILGAAALEEMRLGPFKAILAHEYGHFSNRDTAGGGFALAVRRSLLTMGQGIARGGAAAWYNPAWLFVIGFYRVFLRISQGASRLQEVLADRWAALSYGSRAFEEGLRHVVARAVRFNAHADATLNEVINAKRPLENLYTYRPERPPIATGVETSVKEALESKPSPYDSHPSPADRIAWVRAMNASGTGTSSRDAEDAWSLFPDRESIERAMTAVIRQNIAAVHGVQIAGTAQPSTGA from the coding sequence ATGTCGGAGATGGAGAGGCAGGGGAGGGATATCGACGGGCGGCTCACGGCGGAGCTGGAACACTCGGATCCCGAGACGGCGCGCCTGTTCACGCAAGCCAATGAAGCGCGCGACCGGGCGGACCATGCCACGGCCTGCCTGCTCTACGGGCAGGTCTACGACAGGGTGCCCTCGTTCGCGCACGCCTTGCGCCGGCAATGCAACGAGGAGCTGGCGCAGGGGCACAGGGAGATGGCGGTCGCGCTCTGCAGGAATGCCGTGCGTCAGAAGGAATCGGCGGACAATCTGGCGGCCCTGGCCCGCGCCCTCATGGCGGGCACGCCGAATTTTCCGAGCCGTCCGCCGGACCAGATCGAGGCCCTGGAACTGGCGACGCGCGCGGCCGGGATGGAGCCCGGCAACATCTTCGCCCTGGCGGTGCAGTGCCAGGCGGCGCTCGGGAGGGGCGAGCGCAGGATCCTCGAGGGCTGCGTGGGAAACATGGCGACCCGCTACCCCGACGAGGGGATCACCCACTTCTTCCAGATGATCCGGGCCGCCGAGGCCGGACGCTACGACGAGGCGGTCGATCATCTGGAGAAGGCGCACGACGCGGGGTTGCTCCCCGACGAGGCCTACCGGCAGCAGTTGAAGTTGCTGCGCCGCGACCGCTGGTCGATGTCGCACGTGGCGGCGCTGGTGCTCCCCGCCGGAGGGATCTGGCTCGGCGTCCTGGGTGCGTTGCTCGTGGCGGGCCTCATCCTCAGTCGCGCGGCGCTGCGCGCCGCGGGGCAGGTGCCGTCCGGATACGAAGGGGCCGTGACCGGGATGGACGCCCGGCTGCGACGGATCTATCAGGGCGTGCTCTGGCTGTGCTGCGGGTACTACTACATTTCTGTCCCGATCGTGGCGTTCCTCGTGCTGGCCGCGGGAGGCGGGACGATCTACGCCTTCCTGCGGCTGGGCCAGATCCCGATCAAGCTGGTGTTCGTCGTCGGAGCGATCACCCTCTACACCCTCGCGGCCATGGCCCGGAGCCTGTTCGTCCGCGGCGTGGACCAGGACCCCGGCGAGCGTCTCGATCTGGAGCGGCACTCACGACTCAAGACCGTGCTCGATGAAGTCGCGCAGCGGGTCGGGACGCGCACGGTGGACAACGTGTACATAACGCCGGGCGCCCAGGTCGCGGTCATGGAGCGGGGGCGCAGCATGCTCGCCCGCGCGCGCGGTCGGGCGGAGCGCTGTCTCATCCTGGGAGCGGCCGCGCTCGAGGAGATGCGCCTGGGGCCGTTCAAGGCGATTCTCGCCCACGAGTACGGCCACTTCTCGAACCGGGACACGGCGGGCGGAGGGTTCGCGCTGGCGGTGCGTCGATCGCTTTTGACCATGGGGCAGGGGATCGCACGCGGCGGAGCGGCCGCCTGGTACAACCCGGCGTGGCTGTTCGTGATCGGGTTCTACCGCGTCTTCCTGCGTATCTCGCAGGGGGCGTCGCGGCTTCAGGAAGTGCTGGCGGATCGCTGGGCCGCCCTGTCCTACGGATCGCGGGCGTTCGAGGAGGGACTGCGGCACGTGGTGGCGCGCGCCGTGCGCTTCAACGCGCACGCCGACGCGACCCTCAACGAAGTCATCAACGCGAAGCGGCCGCTGGAGAACCTCTACACCTACAGGCCCGAGCGCCCGCCGATCGCCACCGGCGTCGAGACGAGCGTGAAGGAGGCGCTCGAGTCGAAGCCCTCCCCGTACGACAGCCACCCGTCCCCCGCCGACCGGATCGCCTGGGTGCGCGCGATGAACGCCTCGGGCACGGGGACCTCGTCGCGGGACGCCGAGGACGCCTGGAGTCTCTTCCCCGACCGCGAGTCGATCGAGCGCGCCATGACCGCCGTCATCCGGCAGAACATCGCCGCGGTCCATGGCGTCCAGATCGCGGGCACGGCGCAGCCCTCGACTGGAGCCTGA